In Methylocystis echinoides, one genomic interval encodes:
- a CDS encoding O-succinylhomoserine sulfhydrylase, with translation MSKDGLRKLKPATQLIHGGTTRSTFGEMSEALFLTQSFAYPTMEAAEARFKGDDPGFIYSRFSNPTVAMFEQRMILLEGAEAARATASGMAAVTASLLAQVKAGDHVVAARALFGSCLYVVEDLLPRLGVASTLVDGADLAQWKAAVRPETRLFFLESPTNPGLEVYDLKAIADIAHDAGARFVVDNVFATPLLQKPFELGADVVVYSATKHIDGQGRCLGGIILSSQAIIEESIHNFLRQTGPAMSPFNAWVMLKGLETLPLRVGQQTASAGRIADFLAEQTGVTKVLYPFRPDHPQAELARRQMSGGGTLVSFVMESKEQAFKLANALQIIKISNNLGDAKSLMTHPATTTHQRLTPEARATLGITDGMLRLSVGLEDVEDLIEDLAEGLAASRR, from the coding sequence ATGTCCAAAGACGGCCTGCGCAAGCTCAAGCCGGCGACGCAGCTCATCCATGGCGGGACGACGCGCTCCACCTTCGGCGAGATGTCGGAGGCGCTGTTTCTCACGCAGAGCTTCGCCTATCCGACGATGGAGGCGGCCGAGGCGCGCTTCAAGGGCGACGATCCGGGCTTCATTTACTCCCGCTTCTCCAATCCGACCGTCGCCATGTTCGAGCAGCGCATGATCCTGCTCGAGGGCGCGGAGGCCGCCCGCGCGACGGCGAGCGGCATGGCCGCCGTCACGGCGAGCCTTCTTGCGCAAGTGAAGGCGGGCGACCATGTGGTCGCGGCGCGTGCGCTGTTCGGGTCGTGTCTCTATGTCGTCGAGGACCTGCTGCCGCGGCTGGGGGTCGCCTCGACCCTCGTCGACGGCGCCGACCTCGCCCAGTGGAAAGCGGCGGTTCGTCCCGAAACCAGGCTGTTCTTCCTCGAAAGCCCGACCAATCCGGGGCTCGAGGTCTATGATCTGAAGGCCATCGCCGACATCGCCCATGACGCGGGCGCGCGGTTCGTCGTCGACAATGTCTTTGCGACGCCGCTTTTGCAAAAGCCTTTCGAGCTCGGCGCCGACGTCGTCGTCTATTCCGCCACGAAACATATCGACGGCCAGGGACGCTGTCTCGGCGGCATTATTCTCTCCTCACAGGCGATCATCGAGGAGAGCATCCATAATTTCCTGCGCCAGACCGGCCCGGCCATGTCGCCGTTCAACGCCTGGGTGATGCTCAAAGGTCTGGAAACCCTCCCGCTGCGCGTCGGCCAGCAAACGGCGAGCGCGGGACGAATTGCGGATTTTCTCGCCGAACAAACGGGCGTGACCAAGGTGCTCTATCCCTTCCGCCCGGACCATCCGCAGGCGGAGCTCGCGCGGCGGCAGATGAGCGGCGGCGGCACGCTGGTGAGCTTCGTCATGGAGAGCAAAGAGCAGGCCTTCAAGCTCGCCAATGCGCTCCAGATCATCAAGATTTCGAACAATCTGGGCGACGCCAAGAGCCTGATGACGCATCCGGCGACGACCACCCATCAGCGCCTGACCCCGGAGGCGCGGGCGACGCTTGGGATAACCGACGGCATGCTGCGCCTGTCGGTCGGTCTGGAAGACGTCGAGGATCTGATCGAGGATCTCGCCGAAGGCCTCGCCGCCTCCAGGCGGTGA